A DNA window from Fimbriimonadaceae bacterium contains the following coding sequences:
- a CDS encoding tyrosine-type recombinase/integrase, whose translation FPSQDPLFTNHHPHSRGERMTTRGMRKQLKAGFKEAGLAQPHVTALSLRLSGGALAYRKGASPSELKRTMRHESIQTTQVLIDQVNRIRFGAERYLDDIQ comes from the coding sequence ACTTCCCGTCACAAGATCCGCTGTTCACGAATCATCATCCGCATTCCCGAGGGGAGCGCATGACGACACGCGGGATGCGGAAGCAGCTGAAGGCCGGGTTCAAAGAAGCGGGCCTTGCCCAACCCCATGTGACCGCCCTGTCACTCCGGCTGTCGGGCGGAGCCTTGGCCTATCGGAAAGGGGCGAGCCCGTCTGAGCTCAAAAGGACCATGCGGCATGAATCCATTCAGACGACCCAGGTCCTCATTGACCAGGTCAACCGCATACGATTTGGGGCGGAACGCTACCTGGACGATATTCAGTAG
- a CDS encoding HigA family addiction module antidote protein, giving the protein MKTITEGKAMRMLKPVHPGHFLRSEVIEAHHLSVTEAAKVLRVSRPTLSSLLNAKADLSGDMALRFEKAFGVDMETLMRMQNSYDITQTRSRAKDIRVQRYQPRPAA; this is encoded by the coding sequence ATGAAGACTATCACTGAGGGGAAAGCTATGCGGATGTTGAAGCCGGTCCATCCGGGCCATTTTTTACGATCGGAAGTTATCGAGGCTCATCATCTGTCTGTGACGGAAGCGGCTAAGGTGCTACGTGTCTCGCGCCCGACCTTATCGAGTTTGCTCAATGCCAAGGCGGATCTGTCGGGTGACATGGCGTTGCGCTTTGAGAAGGCCTTCGGAGTCGATATGGAGACGCTCATGCGAATGCAAAATTCCTATGACATCACCCAAACGCGCAGTCGGGCGAAAGACATTCGCGTTCAGCGCTATCAGCCAAGGCCTGCCGCGTGA
- a CDS encoding type II toxin-antitoxin system mRNA interferase toxin, RelE/StbE family, with amino-acid sequence MKITNFSHKGLKKLYLEDKAKGLPPDAVDKLRAMLSFLQDMREPEHLRAFPSWKAHQLTGNRKGVWSLHVTRNWRLTFQIKDGEIVEVNYEDYH; translated from the coding sequence GTGAAGATTACGAATTTTTCCCATAAGGGATTGAAGAAACTATATCTCGAGGACAAGGCCAAAGGTCTCCCTCCCGATGCGGTGGATAAACTCCGCGCCATGCTGTCCTTTCTACAGGATATGCGGGAGCCGGAGCATTTACGCGCCTTTCCTTCATGGAAAGCCCATCAGCTCACCGGCAATCGCAAAGGCGTCTGGAGCCTGCACGTCACACGCAATTGGCGTCTGACGTTCCAGATTAAGGACGGGGAAATTGTGGAGGTGAATTATGAAGACTATCACTGA